Proteins from one Candidatus Methylomirabilota bacterium genomic window:
- a CDS encoding RNA-binding protein: MGSKVYVGNLPFTVDEQQLRTLFEEGGREVLEVNIITDRDTGRPRGFAFVNMATEEGAQAAISSLNGTEVGGRALTVNMAREQQPRGGGGRGGFGGGRGGGGGGRRDRY; the protein is encoded by the coding sequence ATGGGATCGAAAGTGTACGTGGGCAATCTCCCCTTCACCGTGGATGAGCAGCAACTCCGCACGCTCTTTGAGGAAGGTGGCCGCGAGGTGCTCGAAGTCAATATCATCACAGATCGGGATACCGGACGCCCGCGCGGCTTTGCGTTTGTGAACATGGCCACCGAGGAAGGCGCGCAGGCGGCGATCAGTTCCCTCAACGGTACCGAGGTCGGTGGGCGCGCCCTCACGGTCAACATGGCCCGCGAGCAGCAGCCCCGGGGAGGCGGTGGTCGTGGCGGTTTTGGCGGGGGGCGTGGCGGTGGCGGCGGCGGCCGCCGAGATAGGTACTGA
- a CDS encoding cysteine rich repeat-containing protein, with protein sequence MKTLIALGATLGLVILSTHDTWALEKIVKSVAEGCNKEIRTYCSNVTPGEGRVLACLFSHQDKLSGRCEYALYDAAVQLERAVAALTYVANECDADLETYCANFRPGEGRLVQCLKKNEKKLNQRCTQAIKDVGLEVR encoded by the coding sequence ATGAAAACGCTGATTGCGTTGGGTGCGACGCTGGGGCTGGTGATCCTGTCCACACACGACACCTGGGCACTAGAGAAGATCGTCAAATCCGTGGCCGAGGGTTGTAACAAGGAGATCCGAACCTATTGCAGCAACGTCACGCCCGGCGAGGGCCGCGTGCTTGCTTGCCTGTTTTCGCATCAGGACAAGCTGTCTGGGCGGTGTGAATACGCGCTTTACGACGCGGCCGTGCAGCTCGAGCGCGCGGTTGCGGCGCTGACTTACGTGGCCAACGAGTGCGATGCCGACCTCGAAACATACTGCGCGAATTTCAGGCCCGGTGAGGGCCGCCTGGTCCAGTGCCTGAAGAAAAACGAGAAGAAGCTGAACCAGCGGTGCACCCAGGCGATCAAGGATGTCGGCTTGGAAGTCAGGTAA
- the rpsU gene encoding 30S ribosomal protein S21, with translation MAEYRRREYQGKEGDERPSHRRPLEVTVDERGVEPALRAFKRIVLRDGILRELKRKKSYEKPGERKRRKVREAARRRRKQQNRALRRQDDRP, from the coding sequence ATGGCAGAGTATCGGCGGCGTGAATACCAGGGGAAAGAGGGGGATGAGCGCCCCTCGCATCGTCGTCCCCTCGAGGTCACCGTGGACGAACGCGGGGTCGAACCGGCGCTCCGCGCCTTCAAGCGCATCGTGCTTCGTGACGGGATCCTCCGGGAGTTGAAACGGAAAAAGAGCTATGAAAAGCCAGGGGAGCGGAAGCGCCGCAAGGTTCGCGAGGCTGCTCGTCGGCGTCGCAAACAACAGAACCGCGCCCTCAGGCGTCAGGATGACCGACCGTAA